From the genome of Opisthocomus hoazin isolate bOpiHoa1 chromosome 8, bOpiHoa1.hap1, whole genome shotgun sequence, one region includes:
- the AMIGO2 gene encoding amphoterin-induced protein 2, with the protein MSLNWRTVPTQLGVFKANCKGLACLLVFAVSVCGSALGMCPTACICASDIVSCTNKNLSRVPGNLYKCMKRLDLSYNRIGFLEPEWVPALFEKLNTLIINHNSISSIITGSFSTTPNVKYLDLSSNSLKTLGSPVFQELRALEVLLLYNNQITQIEPSAFGGLYKLQKLYLSYNLLSHFPLDLYTGKHKLTDLVLLDVSFNHIQSMPIQRLSSVPAKQLSGIYLHGNPFYCDCMLYSMLIFWYQRQFSSVVDFKNEYTCLFRSDPRGYNKLPLLHDNFLNCSESTVNSSFQAFGFIHDAQVGDRLIVHCDSRISDAGTYFVWISPDNRLMEPDRETDNFKVFRNGSLEITDAQLEDSGLYSCIAINKKRLLNETIEVRINVSNFTVNRSHAHEAFNTAFTTLAACVASIVLVLLYLYLTPCPCQCKAKRRKRKLNQSSAHSSILNSTPPQELPADEKKASTGKRVVFLEPVHEPKHSQNGKVKLFPNDNIIAESILKTTRTKSDSDSVNSVFSDTPFMPST; encoded by the coding sequence ATGTCTTTAAACTGGCGGACAGTTCCTACTCAACTTGGAGTTTTTAAAGCGAACTGCAAAGGACTGGCATGCCTCTTGGTCTTCGCAGTGAGCGTCTGTGGCAGCGCCCTGGGGATGTGTCCAACAGCCTGCATCTGTGCCAGTGATATCGTAAGCTGCACCAATAAGAACCTCTCTCGAGTGCCAGGAAATCTTTATAAATGTATGAAAAGGCTGGATCTGAGTTATAACAGAATTGGGTTTCTGGAGCCTGAATGGGTCCCAGCGCTGTTTGAGAAACTGAACACTTTAATAATCAATCATAACAGCATTAGCAGCATTATCACTGGAAGCTTTTCCACAACTCCCAATGTGAAGTACCTAGACCTGTCATCCAACAGCCTGAAGACGCTGGGCAGCCCTGTGTTTCAGGAGCTAAGGGCACTGGAGGTTCTCCTGCTGTACAACAATCAGATAACACAGATAGAACCTTCAGCCTTTGGAGGTTTGTACAAATTGCAGAAGCTGTACCTAAGCTATAATTTGCTCTCGCATTTCCCACTGGACTTGTACACTGGAAAACATAAACTGACAGACCTTGTGTTGCTGGACGTTTCCTTTAATCACATCCAGTCGATGCCTATTCAGCGCCTGAGTTCAGTGCCAGCGAAACAGCTTAGTGGAATTTATCTTCATGGCAACCCGTTTTATTGTGACTGTATGCTGTACTCCATGCTGATCTTCTGGTATCAAAGGCAATTCAGCTCAGTGGTGGACTTCAAAAACGAGTACACCTGTTTGTTCCGATCAGACCCAAGAGGTTACAATAAACTGCCTTTACTGCACGACAACTTTCTGAACTGCTCTGAAAGCACCGTCAACAGCTCGTTCCAAGCCTTTGGGTTTATTCATGATGCCCAGGTTGGTGACAGGCTGATTGTGCACTGTGACAGCAGAATCAGCGATGCAGGCACGTACTTTGTTTGGATTAGTCCAGACAACAGATTGATGGAGCCAGACAGGGAGACCGACAACTTTAAGGTGTTTCGTAATGGCAGCCTGGAGATAACAGATGCCCAGCTGGAGGACTCAGGGCTATATTCCTGCATCGCAATAAATAAGAAAAGACTATTAAATGAAACCATAGAGGTTAGAATAAATGTTAGCAATTTCACAGTGAACAGGTCCCACGCTCATGAAGCATTTAATACAGCTTTTACCACCCTTGCTGCCTGTGTAGCCAGTATTGTTTTAGTACTGCTGTATCTCTATCTGACCCCCTGTCCATGCCAGTGTAAGGcgaaaaggaggaagaggaagctgaaCCAAAGCAGTGCCCACTCATCCATATTGAATTCCACACCGCCACAAGAGCTGCCAGCCGACGAGAAGAAAGCTAGCACGGGTAAACGGGTGGTTTTCCTGGAACCAGTGCACGAACCAAAACACAGTCAGAACGGGAAAGTAAAACTGTTTCCTAATGACAATATCATTGCTGAGAGTATCTTAAAAACTACTCGAACAAAGTCTGACTCCGATTCTGTCAACTCTGTGTTCTCAGATACACCTTTCATGCCATCAACTTAG